The nucleotide sequence AGAAAGGGCCCCGAACGACAGGTCTTGGCTGTGGATTGgactgtacagggtgtgtgcagaaaaatgtgacccgcatttttacttGTAACTTAttgtctacttacccgaggaacttccggtgccgtccgatggcgtatttatgtgggcgaaagctaaaaaaaaaaatcctggaagccttacacagcgtaaaaaaataaacagagcgcgaaaacatcggcttccgtgcatcagaaatagggcggtcatgacagtgcattgtagtgcattgcggtctcaggagagttatttgcaggcaccgctaggggcactaccgatgagcatccatgtggggggcatcgtttcgatttctgcaccgatagcacccctagcggtacttgaacacaactctcctgcgtctgccatgttgccctattctgatgcacggtgGACGATGTTTTCGTTGCTCTGTCtattttttacgctgagtatggcttccacgatttttcttccacgatttcgcacgcataaatacgatATCATTCGCCACCGGAACTTCGTTAGTTAGGGAGACAACatgctatgtgcctaaatgctggtcacgtttttctgcacacaacCTTTATAAAGCGGGAGTCACGAGAATTACAGTTTATTATCTCGGCAACGCAGATGCGCGCTTTCTTTTCATCGTTTACAGAGCTTCTGAGGGCGATGAAGGAATGGGGGCGCATCACGGAGCCTACCCCTTGGGCCCACTCTGTGTTAAGCAATGCCAAACTGTGCTATCGAATctcgtcatcctcctctctcttgTGTAGTATTCGCAGGGCCAGGGAATGCGGATACTGACGAGGCCTCGACTACGCCGATCTTGGATGCGAAACTTCTCACAGAGGACAACGCGCGGGTACAGGAGCAAAAGGCAGCCAGTGAGGCACGTGCGGGATCTGCCTTCAAGTGTGTCGAGTACGCAGTTTGCATGCACGCCAAACGCCTGGCTTTAAGATCCTCCGTGATCATGCCCTTCGTTCAGATTTTTGCCAGGTAGGACGCGTAAAAAGagcttgtgctgcacgccttagAAACAGTATAAGGAAGGAGGTTAGACGTAGAGTAACTAAATAGGGCTACAGAGTatggcattccttttccgcgcaggatccgccgttcggtgtccgcgattgggccgatcgtgtcacgtggtttctccgtTCAAGAACGCggcgtccatgttgagtcccctccatggTTGCGAGCTGACTCCACActcaaaaaacagaacttcaccgccgcatggcacgctctgcgccaaccattgccacgaatgatagcgctatcgcttctgattcgaagagagaagggggcgtacgcctttttgtgtcaatttgaatACACGATAActgacacagaaaggcgtacgcctccctctttcctcgtatcagaagtgataaccgtatcattcgtggcaatggttggcgcagagcgtgctatgcggtgaagttcagtttttagagtggaCTGCGTGtagttctccggcggagaaggggcagattggcgtcccgttgctaggcgacgctgtcacgccggacccaagatggtggTCTCGCTCGCAggggcgtggctcagtgtcgctactccactccctatttagtgactctagttagACGAAGAGCTAGCTTCCTGAAAAATAGAATAATTAAATAAAGACCGTTGTTTCATCGAATCTATTATCGAGTTACCTCCTAAAAGAACTGACTCAAAGCAAGTTTCCCTTATTCGCAAAGAAAAGACCGTTGGTTACTGTCATAAAGCAAGTTCTCCGTTCAGCTGCCTACCCGCTGAGATtacgaaatccccgctgcaaaataaactactggaattctctcagttttgagtattttgcactatattttaaatatatttAATGTGGAGTATTTAATAGATCTTATtataaatacttttgcgcagtattttgtacctGTCTGAATTTCACCCATCCACTTGCTCATAAATGAAACAGTATTGCTTAAAGAATTCCTTCAAGGAATGTGATGAATCACGTATTTTTGCAGAGCCTTATTAGCCGCAAAGACAGGGTTTGTGACGGCCATGGCGAAGGGTGCGCTTGGAGAATCTTGCCATGAATACTACGCACAGGAATGCTGAGTGAATAAATTAACTCCCGAGTCTTTTTATGTTTGGTGATGGATTTCGTTTGGACATCTAAAGATTCATTTGTGTCTTTCAACATATTCCCCAAAATCCCCGTTTCAGGGCGACGCATGCTGGATTATTACAGAGCGTTAGAGGTAAATTAGGTCGGGATCCagaaaaatcgtccccggagaaaacgtcaccggagaaatcgtccccggtgggaacctaggttagaaccgggtcctaggttagttttcatAGGTTAGGTTACCTTgggcttgtttttgacagttcaccatgCTGCTGAGGGAGGGGGGGTACCCACAGCTGGGCACGCGCCGTTTGACGAAAACTACCTACTTTTCTTGATACTTTTCTTGCGGGCGCGATTTCTCCTGGGGACTTTTTTCCGGGGGCACTCGAACGGTGATATTCCCGAAACTCAAAAAGGCCGAAAGGTCAAAACATCCAataatcagaaggccgaaaattcagAAGACCGAATTAATGAAAGACTGAAAAATAAGAAACTCCCGATACGAAAACTGTTATTCCAGCTGCGTTAAAGAAATTAGCTCTGCAAATTAGGCAGGATAGACTTGTTGGAAATTACGATAATGCAGCAAATAAATAATTTCATCGAACTTGGCGTTAATAACGTACTTTGGATCACCTGAGGGGTAAAATAAAAAGGAGAAGTAGGTTACTGCACGGATACTACCTCTTTAAAcgtcccccggagaaatcgtccccgCAAGAAAACTATCAAGAAAATTAGTTTTCGTCAAACGGCGCGTGCCCAGCTGTgggtagcccccccccccccccccaactgcgtggtgaactgtcaaaaacaagcctaaactaacctaacctaacctctaaaaactaacctaggacccggttCTAACTTGTGTTCCCTCCGGGGACCATTTCTCCGGGGACAATTTTTCCGGATCCCAATAATTACTCATTCCTATATGTACAAATAATtgttaaaagaaaaacagtaaGATAATGTGTTACCTTAGAGCGAAGACTTATTCGGGCACCACGCGGTCAAGGGGGTGACGGAGCACAGAGCCCtccgaaagaaaaaataaataaataaagcaaaaaCATCCACGTTTCGATGCCAGTATTCGGGACACGTGGTTCTACAGCATCAACCGTTCACTTTCCTTGTGTCCGCAAGTCGTCCAAGGCCGCAACGCACGATTCCCAGAAACCAATAACTTCTATACGACTTTCTATTCGCATTCCTCAACCATAGAGCCTTACTAGGGCAGTGAAAGTATACTGGAACTACAAAGACGATAAACACAATACGCATTCTCGATACTTTCACTTCTTCGAGCAAAGATGGTAGacggatgtgtgtgtgtggtggtggtggggaggAGGAGAGGGGGTGAGATCACTTGGTCGTGGTCGCGATTTGGGTCGCGTTCGGGCTGGCTTCCAAGATGTGTCACAAAAGGGGGCAAACAGACCGGGGAGACGCGTATAGTGCTTATTGTGAGTGACCAGGTGCAGTGATTAGGGTCAGAAGACGTCTGGAAGGTTACCCTTCTATCGTCAAGCGTGCGTGAATTGCAATAATCGAAGGCATATCGGGGGAGGACCGGGCAAATTGATAAGTGTAGTGGTAAAATACTGCAGATGTGATTATGCCTTCGGGCTTTTAACGTatcaacaataaataaataaataaatacattgaTCTTTCGTTGGTATTTATTTACTATTATATTTCTTTTGTGGGCATATGGGCTAAAGTTGTTTCGCGATCACACAGAGAAAGACCCATATTACACTAAGAAgtaagaattaaaaaaaaaatattttctaaGAACCTGATGTGACAAGCCGAAATCTGAACTGGACATACATTTGCAATGCGAtagttttgttttctgtttttttttttttttttgcaattgtATTAAAAATGATACATATATAGTGCAAgtacaaagttaaaaaaaataacaataaaCGAGCGGCATTCGAATGGATTGTTATTGCTGCGTATTCGAACCATGATGATCCGAACCACGCGGGGCATTTACATGAGGCGTAATAAATGATGTCccagggggaaaaaaaattcgcacccgaaaaatagcaaaaaaaaaagaaagaaagaagttgCTCCCCCAAATGTTCCTGGAGAAAAATGGCTGAAGCTCGGAACGGCTCGAGCTTCCTGCCAAGTGCGGTTTCTTTGTTCTgtacttctttttttgttgttgttgctgttgttgtactACACGGCCAGCTGAGCCTAAAACGCGAAGGCATGATGGAATGCGTAGCGGTTATTACCGCCGATGGCGGAAgacaaatacagtgaaccctggttaatatgacccccgataacctGACATACGCGTTTGACGATCGTACTCCtagggaacaatgcagtgaaacctctgcaaatccccccgttaatatgacagttccgcattatgacccaAATTTTCgagaacgaccatggtcataataacgagggtacACTGTACTGGCGTGGATTGTACTCAAATACAATTAAGCACAAAACCAAATTGATAAATAACAGTGTGGTTACtcttttcctttcatttgtgTTCACTTTTGTGCATTAGATATTAAAAGCGcgtagaataaaataaagaaagaaaaattgaaaCGCATTGTACAGCGTACCACATGAATCGGAGGACCAGTTCCAGGACCAGTTTAAAATGATCAAAATCCCCGTTTGAAAATAAACTACTGCAAAGAAATGCTGTCTCACTATAAAGCGATAAGATTATATAGCGATATCCTGTTTTCAAATCCCCGCTACAAAATAAACTACTgaaaataaacgttatttcaaCATAAAATGCACactcgcgcgcgggaaactgccagcGGCGagttagactaacctggacagaaAAATACAAACAccaaacttggactaacctaataaaaAACAAACCAACGTGGTGTTCCGCCGTGTCTGCCCCGTTAAGCCTGACGGCCGCTAAAatttggctttcgttcgctaaaacgacttcgcAAGACATCGAAAACTCGGGGGTTTTGGGTGGTTATATAGTGATACCTGTTCCTAAACACGGCATATACCATCTTACGTAGCAATCCAGCATTCTCCTCGATTTCCCTTGTATCGAGAACGGGGATTtccagatcggggatttcgcaaccgggaatatcgaagTCCATCCCACTGCAGCGACCGTGCACCTTGTCATTTTGAAAACCGTCGAGTAAAGCTCTTACCTTTTTACCTTCTTGAAAGCAATAAGCATCAAAGGAACAGACTTTATTTTGGTGATTCTGAATCGGGTGTTTCATCACAACAGCGATATTCGATCTCGTTGCTAGAGGAAATTTGGTAAATATGGTAACAGACACCCTGACGTCTTTTTTACCCTTCCTACGTGCATTTTAAATGTATATTTCGTTCCATGCAGCACTTAGTACAGGAACACCCTGTACTGATATATCGTTTTGTGTCTTATAATACAACCGATAAAAAAATATGATACCtaataaataaaatgtcagtACATTATAAATTCAGAAATTAATTTAAAATAACATcgatgtatttaaaaaaaatatgaaatgcGGCAAGCAGCGGAGAGTGAAAGTtgtcttcctcctctccggagcCAGTCCTTTTCTCGAAGTACCAGGAAAGCAGCTGACTTCGCTGACAATGCAGACCAGGTCCGCGCAGTCGTACTTGGAACTGGGTCACTTTCCCTTTCCGCGCCTTTCACAAAGAACCCATGCGCGGGAAAAAGGGACAGCTAGTGGACAGGGGTCACCTATAAAACGGGATCCTCCAGAACGGACCTTACACTCCGGTAGCCCCAACCTGCGTCTCGCAACTTGGAACTTTGCGGTGGTAAGACAAATCTTTTCTTCAACAATAGAAATTCTTTGCTCATTCTTTGGTTCACGTGGCTCATGAGGTCGCCGTTCACTTTCAGGTCCATCCTACTTCGACGATGATTTCCACAAGTGCCATCCTCATCGCTGTCCTGGTAGCGGTTCAGGGCGTTTTGGCAGATCCGATAGGTGAGCAGATTATTGTCTCCTGATGAGAAGACGTGCTTTATGATACGTGAATTTCCACGAGAGTCTTTGGTTCATTACTGACTCTCATATTTATAATATAAAATTTACATATGTCATGTCGGTTATTAGATTAAATTTCAAGGTTGTATGTGCCTTCCACAAGCGGTTCACGGCAAAATGCTTTCACTGTGCATTAAAACTGATTTGCTTCGAAACCCCTGTTTATTGGTCCCCATGTCGAGAAACTGGGAGCGGGCAACAAGGACATTGAGGAGCAAGCCTTGTGATCGTCCTCGTTCTTGTGGCGCACGCTCAGGCTTCTTCATCACGGAATTCGTTCatcagcttgcctgcatttatgctgttTGATTCGCAAATATTGTACAATTTTTGTACCGAAATACTGAATAGTTTCTCTATTCTTGCCTCCGCTAGCGGTAATACGAGCTTGTTTGTTAGTCTGCTCCGCGATTAATTAGAATGACATTAACTTATATTTGAAGTGGGTAGTCGAAACGGCACGCCCTGAACACAGAAATCTGGGCCACTGCTAATCCACGCATTCCTCTCTGTCCATTACAGTGCCCATCAACAGCAAATCCGACGAATCGTCCACCTCAGTGATAGCCAAGGCTCGAACATTTCTTCCATCCCTGCTGACGCTTCCCGCTCTGGCTGCGCCCGTCATGCTCCTGGGCGCCAGTTTCGTCCTCCTGAACTTTATGCCTACCGTCATCCCCGCAGTGTTGTCTCTGATCAGCTTGAGGACCAAGCTGGCTCCGCTGCTAAGCCTCGTTGGACTCCGTGAAGCCATCGACCTGGAAAACATGGAGAAGCAGCTGGAGTCCGTGGACGTGCTCGAGCGTGGTCTGGACTATCTCGATGTGAAGCAGGAGTGCCGTCAGAAGGCCGCTTGCGAATTGGGAGAGTGGTTCAGCAGGAAGCATCCCGCACTTGGCCGTTTAATCGACGCTTTCGGGTAAGCATCAcatcattactattattatttacTTTATTGCTCGCAAGAGTTCACTGTGCCGCTTCATGTTGAACGCGTTCCGATGCGTTGTGTTGATGTGTGCTTGTCGTTTTATTAGCACAATTGCACTCAGGCATATCTCGGCATTTCTGCCTCGAAGCTCTcgataaggcgtgagttcagCTGGGGCTACGatctcacgtgaaggtcgacatggcgtatcggtgagctcgatcatgccgcgtATAAGGGCACTCACCGGATAACATCACACATGCATATTGAGCAGGTATGAtatgttatctggtgagtgcgctaatacGCGGCATGATCGTATCTACACTTCACGTTCGTATAACCTGCTAGTAATTAGTGCACGTGACACGTCGTAAAACTTGATACGTTATTATTGGAATCAGGGGAGAAATAGGGTTTAGTCCGAATTGGCACTAAACTGAATCGGGATTAGAGTTTGGCTGATCACTCCCACCTTATACCAAGTAGAagaagaaatcgggtttaaccgaaaaaaaaaaaaagaagtcagcCCCCATTTATGAGTTTATGTGTTTTATGTTTGTCGTGGATGTTTAGAACGTATCGCCGTTGATCGAGCCCATACCGACATCATTTGATTGATTCGTTTGTTACTCTACAGTGACCACGTTCTGCGCATCAGCAAGTACGGCGATAGCTTGCTACTCGGGGGCAAGGAAGGCGGCTGTGAACAGCACTTTCCCACGTGCACCAAGTCTCCCCTAAGAAAGTACGTCGCCTTCTTCTAGAAGTCGCCAGTCATCGAAGCTGCAACCCGAGTGGTGAAGTCTGCAACAATAAGGTCGAGGTCACTCCGGATGATTTCGTATGCGCGTTGGAGTGGAGCTGTTTCTTGTGGCTGGACTGCATCAACAATCTCTGTGCTCGTAGCGTAACATGTTTTTTTATTGTGTATTTATTATTTATACGTAAACATGAGTTCGCATTCGGAGATTTCTCGACTACGTATGTGTTGTAGAGTGTTAGTTGTGTATATATGTGTTGTCCACGTCTCTGTAGGTAAAATAAATTCTTTATTGTCCAAATTGATATCCCACTGTCCTGTTTTTCGTTCTTGTGGCATAAATATAGATATCCTTTACGGCTTCGGAAGAGTTACGAAACAGCTTCGGTGCTACTCTAGAACACGCTGCAGAAAATGAGCAACAAGCTGTAGAAGTAGCGGAAATAATTTGGCACGTTGGTATAAATCTTGCATACTAGAACATACTTGGCATAATCTTGCAGATAAAGACAGAGCTGATTGAGGCGGCATTTATCAGAAACACAGATAGATATATTAGCCCAAACGAATTGTACAGTAAAACTTCGTTGGAACTTGAGTGCGTGTCCGTGGTTTCATTCGTCACTGTCTGTTTGTATACTCGCAGTACGCAAGTGGTAGAAAATGCAAGAAAACGTAACATAAAACCGTATCCGATAGATACAAATTGG is from Ornithodoros turicata isolate Travis chromosome 8, ASM3712646v1, whole genome shotgun sequence and encodes:
- the LOC135366251 gene encoding uncharacterized protein LOC135366251 — its product is MAEWSVLLSLLFLVEVVFAGPGNADTDEASTTPILDAKLLTEDNARVQEQKAASEARAGSAFKCVDPFLEVPGKQLTSLTMQTRSAQSYLELGHFPFPRLSQRTHAREKGTASGQGSPIKRDPPERTLHSGSPNLRLATWNFAVVHPTSTMISTSAILIAVLVAVQGVLADPIVPINSKSDESSTSVIAKARTFLPSLLTLPALAAPVMLLGASFVLLNFMPTVIPAVLSLISLRTKLAPLLSLVGLREAIDLENMEKQLESVDVLERGLDYLDVKQECRQKAACELGEWFSRKHPALGRLIDAFGDHVLRISKYGDSLLLGGKEGGCEQHFPTCTKSPLRKYVAFF